GCCAACAGCAAAATGCGTTCGTCAGGCTTGGCGTAACCGCTGAGCTTATCCAACAGATTTTCCAGTTGCTCCTGCGGCAAAATTGCCACCGACTTCTTATTGCCCTTGCTTAAGCTGTTGAGCGGCTTTTTCAGCTGATGCGGGTTCTGCTGTACAAAGCGGTTGGCGATATCGCCGATACGTTCGTTGAAACGATAGGTGGTATCCAGGGCGCACTGCGCCCCGGCACCAAAGTTATCGGCAAATGCGGTGGTCAGGCTGAGCTCCGCTCCGCTGAAACGATAGATAGCCTGCCAGTCGTCACCGACGGCAAACAGACAGGTCTGCGTGTTTTGTTTACGCAGTGCGGCCAGCAGTTGCGCGCGCTGTGGCGAAATGTCCTGAAATTCGTCCACCAGAATATGCTTCCAGGGACTGACGAAGCGCCCTTTCTCCAGAATGTTGACCGCCTGATGAATCAAGCCGGAAAAATCAACCGCCCCCTCCGCCTTCAGCGCGCTTTTCCACGCTTTCAGCAGCGGCGCCATCAGCCGGATACGTTTGGAGAACAGATCGCGGTTTTCGTCATCCGCCTGCTCGATCATTTCCGCCTGGCTGCCGCCGTGCATACGCATCAGCCCCAGCCAACGCTCCAGACGTCCCGCCAAACGTGACGCCAGACGCCGATCCTGCCAGAAATCCCCTTCGGGCACTTCCCATTCCAGCTCATCCGTCAGCCATTGGCGCCAGCCTTTCGCCTGCGCCTTTTTCTCCGCGCACTGCTGCTGCCAGCTGGCGATCAGTAATTCACGCCGGGCCTTGCTGTCGGTTTCCAACTTGCTGATGACGGGGACTTTGCGGCTGCCCTGCTGGATAATCTGCAGCGCCAGCGCGTGAAAGGTTTTCGCCTGAATTGCGCTGACGCCGAGACGTTCTTCTATGCGCTGATTCATCTCTTCGGCCGCCTGCCGGCCGAATGCCAACAGCAGGATTTGTTCCGGCGCGGCCTCCTGCCGGCGCAGCAGCCACCCGGCGCGCGCCACCAGCACGGAGGTTTTGCCGCTGCCGGCCCCGGCCAGCACCAGCACCGAGTCTTCACCATTGACCACCGCCCGGCTTTGCGAGGCGTTCAGCGGTGAGGTTTCCACCGTTTGGAAGAAATCAGCATGTTCCGCCAGCATCCGCTCCGTCCACTGCCGGTTACGTTCGGCGACGCTGTACGGCCCCTGCTGCAGCCACTGTTGGCAGAGTCGGTAATCATCACGGCAGTTGTCAAAACTTTCCAGACGCGTCGCCGGCATCGGCAGCGCGCCGAAGGCTTCGCGGATCTGCTGCTGCAGTTTACCCAGCGCCGAGCGCTTAAACCATTTATCCTGCTGCTCAATTCGCTGGATATTTTCCACCTGCTGTTGCAGCACGCCGGCGCTGATCTCGCTCATTTCGGCGCTCCAGCGCTGCCAGGCCTGCAGCATATAGTGGTAGAAACGCTGCGTTTCCTGCCATTCGGTACCGTGCAGACGCACCACTTTTTCGTCCGGCAGTTCGAACTCAAGTTCGCCCCAGACAATGCCGCGTTTACAACGGACCTCAATCAGTTGATTGAACGGAATCAGATATTCATGCTTTTCACCGCTGACCTCAACGCCGGCATGCAACAGTCGTACTCTGTTATAAGGATGCTGAGCCAGGTGTTTTCCCAGCGATGTCGCTTTAAGTTCCATATCGGCGTGCCATGACTCTATTGAGATTGGAGAGTTGCCAGTTTACCTGTGATAAGCAGTGACACTCTAGCGCTAAAAAAAGGGTAGAATAGTTTCTACGTTTTGATAGCAAACGCAACCGCCTGGCGGTTTGACCATGATTAGAGCAGAGTCCCAACCATGCG
The nucleotide sequence above comes from Serratia rhizosphaerae. Encoded proteins:
- the helD gene encoding DNA helicase IV; this translates as MELKATSLGKHLAQHPYNRVRLLHAGVEVSGEKHEYLIPFNQLIEVRCKRGIVWGELEFELPDEKVVRLHGTEWQETQRFYHYMLQAWQRWSAEMSEISAGVLQQQVENIQRIEQQDKWFKRSALGKLQQQIREAFGALPMPATRLESFDNCRDDYRLCQQWLQQGPYSVAERNRQWTERMLAEHADFFQTVETSPLNASQSRAVVNGEDSVLVLAGAGSGKTSVLVARAGWLLRRQEAAPEQILLLAFGRQAAEEMNQRIEERLGVSAIQAKTFHALALQIIQQGSRKVPVISKLETDSKARRELLIASWQQQCAEKKAQAKGWRQWLTDELEWEVPEGDFWQDRRLASRLAGRLERWLGLMRMHGGSQAEMIEQADDENRDLFSKRIRLMAPLLKAWKSALKAEGAVDFSGLIHQAVNILEKGRFVSPWKHILVDEFQDISPQRAQLLAALRKQNTQTCLFAVGDDWQAIYRFSGAELSLTTAFADNFGAGAQCALDTTYRFNERIGDIANRFVQQNPHQLKKPLNSLSKGNKKSVAILPQEQLENLLDKLSGYAKPDERILLLARYHHLKPEVLQKAATRWPKLNLDFMTIHASKGQQAEYVIIVGLHDGNDGFPAVARESVLEDVLLPQPEDFPDAEERRLLYVALTRAKHQVWLLQDRERPSVFVEQLHELGVPLQKKP